In the Hevea brasiliensis isolate MT/VB/25A 57/8 chromosome 8, ASM3005281v1, whole genome shotgun sequence genome, CATGTGGCACCAATTAGTTGGATTTTGTCTCTTGCATATATATGCAagacaagaagaagaagtaatcttcttcttccttttcttctaagTGGACGACACAAAGAACCTCTCTCCCTCTTCCATTTTTCTTCCATTAACAAGTGAAAGAAAGCTTTGTTTCTCCTTGAATCAAAACACTAAGAATTGTTTCTAGTACACAATACATTCATAAAACCTCACCTGAAGCAAAACCCCAAAAGGTCAAGTGGTTGGCAAGCAATCAAAGAGAGGTTTTGGGATTGCAAAGGTGACCTTggtgagcttgtggtggacaagctagaggagctacAATTTGAGCTCTTGGATTCAACGCCTTAAGGTTAGTTGATCTTCATCTCTCTTTTAATTAGCATTTAATGTGATTAAATACTAAACAGCAatccttaatggcaaatgaactAATAAAGCATGCTAAAAGATGTTTTGGCATGCCCATGGGCATTGGAGGTTGGCTAGGTGCATAATTAATATGGTATGCTAGCATGTAACCCTAGATAAATTTTGAATTCCAACCTACTAGTGGCCCAAACCCACGCTCCTGCTGCCTTCAGAAGTTTCCTCTAAACAGTTTCATTGTATATTCCTATCCATGGGCCTAAATCAAGAGAGGAATCTCTCCTAGGGAGATCATGTTTACAGGAGGAAGAGTGCATTTTCCCTAGCCTTCTTCTCCTAGGaaattatcatcatcatcatccaatTCGCATTCATATCCACATCCATTATCATTCCAAATGAAATGTCCATTTATTTTTTCTGCATAGACTTGAATTCCATCAGAATGGAACGAAAAAATGGGAATCTTGTCATGTTTTCCTCGGATAGAAGTAATCATGCAAGAGTGGAAAATAGCTAGTGTTAATGAAGAGCTAGAAGAGCTATCTAAGCTCTTAAATACCATCTTAACAGTTCCATCTATTTGTTTATGAAAGGTTGGCTTTAAGGCTTGGACAAGATGAGAATTAGTACGAAGTTTCTCATAATTAGTAAGTCACTCCATAGGAATTAGCTTTACTAATTCATCCCTAGACTATTATCGGGGGATCTAAAAAATGGTAGGTGTTTTCTCTGTGTCTATCAAGATGTATAAAGCACCATAAGAGACTCTAAGTTGAGACAGGTCAATAGCATGATCTTGGAGCCTATAAATTATTTGGTGGTGAAGAgtagctaacatagaaaacacaGTTTGTTCTGCTCCAACAAGCTAGACCTAGACTTTCAAGGCTGTAGGAAGATTGGAATCCTGCAAGGACATGTtgtaatttggaaaaaaaaaaaaaaaaggtaagcaCTACGCTTCCAGCATGGAGAGGTGATGCAGGTTCCGATAACAACACGTCAATCAAGTATCCAGTAAAGAGTTAGGCCGTGATTGGCAAACCACGTCTACTATGAAGAGTCAAGATTATCCAAATAGCTCCAAAATGCAAGTGGGAGTATCCTTGTTGTTTCCATTGTAGAATGGAAGGGGCTGGAATCTCAAGAGCAACATACTGTTTTGCTATAATAAAGCGTAAGGCACACTAATCCAAACAAGAAGTCTGTATGTATTCTTTCGTGATAGATCTTCTTGAGGAAATGATAGATCTAATGCTTTGTGTGAGGGATCCAAATCTTCCGTAGATGTATGAATTTAAAAGCTGAAGAATTGATTCTTCACTTGGGCATTTTCGGGTATATGAGAGATTTctacaaaattatttattttttaggcTAAAGTTTTTCTACACGAGGCTGAAAGAGAGGAATGAGAGTCGATTAATAAGACTAGGTGATGAGGATTTTGTAACTAAGTTGGAAGATGGTATAGGCGTTAGACAAGCCATACTTGTCAGGCTCTCCTTGCTCATCCTCTACTAATTAATCTCTGAAAAGTTATTATTCTCTTTTCTATAATCATAGtgttcttttttttaattatttttctataatTTCTCTTTTCTAAAATCAATGGCATCTTTGTCGACGGCTTTGCCTGGGCCATGACCGACCATGCTCTTCAGCACGCGTTTAGTCATCTTTGAATTAAATGTTGATTTACGTTATCGCAGAGATCGAATTCGACCCGACCCCACTCGGCTTTGTCGATTCAAGATCTATGATTTGTTTGTGTTATAATATCTCTGCACTATTCTTCTTTTATGTTACACACTAACCTCAAATTAATACGGATGCTCTGTTGGTCTTTAATGATGATTTAAATATCTTTtattgatgaatacttaaaatttttagaatCCTATTTCAAACTCTAAATttacaaaattcgaaatttaAATGATAAAGGCAACTCCCAACTATTTAAACAAACAATTActtctttatcttttttttttcctttttacaaCATAAATGTATcattaattttccttttaatttttcctTACTGAGAAAAAATATTCAGACAATCAAAAAGTCTAGTACACGAAAAATTAACCCACTAAGCTTGTATTTTTGGATTTGGAGATTTTACTTAGTGCAATTATtacatataataaataaattttaacagTTAATTATGATAAAATACACACAAAACActataatcaatttataaaacCACTATAATCAATTATTATAAATGCAATCCTTACATCAATTGCATTCTAATATTTCTCGGATTTAGCTCTAGTCCAATTTGTATCAAAGATCCATTCAGATATTTGTAAGCTCACTGCAGACTATATTGTttttgtattattcaattaataaGTACAATATGCATGTTTTGTTTGAGCTGTTAGACGAACTAGCTAACAAAGCAGGTGTTCTAGTTAAAACATACAAGAACTTCAACAAGCTGCCATTTCTGCCAAAAATAGTTTACCTAGAACATGTACacctaaactttttttttttttatactttccaaattatatttttataattattatgcaTAATTTTTTAgttcatatattttattaaatttaataattattcaatgcttcttatttataaaaataaaattttaaagataaaataaacTTTTTTCCAAATAGTTTTAAGATAATTTATGTAACTGGCCCTGGATTTTGTGTATTGCCATAAACAAAAACTCAAAATGCACAAGCAGTAGTGCAAAACCAGAATAAAACAAGAAATTATAAATATACCAtccaggagaaaaaaaaaagtggagaagaaagaagagagagaatAGAACATGTATCTGCTATAAATTATATTCAATGAGCACGTCATAAAATTTCAAACACTTCACTGAAGGGGTCAAATGATCGTCCCCAATAAAAATGAGGTGGGACACAATGAAGGGAAAATATGGTAAAATTTATCAGCAGTTGACAGCAAGTCGGTCGTCCCAGACAAAAAAGAACATTAAATGAAACTCTGCTCCATCTCAAACTCATCAAGTTGCTGCAGTTACCGAAGTTAAAATTTAATCACCGAAATCAAGTGCCAAGGACCATTAAGTGCAACAGAATCAACAGGAAGGataatatatgtgtgtgtgtgtgtgtatgtgaaagagagagagagagagagagagagagagagagagcttctggtaattatatatatgttttttgcTCACAAGgcgtgaaataaaaaaatattacattTACTGGGTGAACAGTACACCCTCTGCCaaccaacaacaacaataataataataataataataataataataataataataataataataataatagcaaaAAAGCAATGGAAGATGCAGAAACCAACAAAAGAATTTGAATACCTTTAGCAGGAGGTTCATCTTGAGGCTTCATGGATGGGAAGAGCAGCACCTCCTGCCAACACAAAGCATACATGAGATTGAAATTTCAGCAGAAAATCACATCTTCAAAATAGCACACAAGCACACAAACAGAGGGACAGAGGAAGGAAAGGGAAGAGAGAGAAGCATAGTACAGACCTTGATATTCTGGGAATCAGTTAACAACATAGCTAGTCGATCAATACCCATTCCCCAGCCCCCAGTTGGAGGTAACCCATACTCAAGAGCAGTACAAAATGTTTCGTCATAAGCCATCGCTTCATCATCGCCCGATTGTCGGTCCTAATATTTGGAGAACACCCTCAGACTAAAAGTTCAAAACAAATTACTGAAAATACAAACTTCGAAATGATGCAAGATACCTTGAGTTGTTCAGTAAATCGCTGACGTTGTACCACAGGATCATTCAATTCAGTGTATGCATTGCATAGCTGTGCAGTTGCACAGTTAACGAAAATTAACATGAGCAGCATAAATTACAAAGCACAAATCCTGAAGTTGACCAGAAATACCTCATGCTTGTTCACAAACAATTCAAAACGTTCAGTCAAGCCTGGTTTTGATCTATGCCACTTTGCCAAAGGACTCATAATTTCAGGATGGTTTACGATGAAAGTAGGATTCACACAAGTTTCTTCTAGAAAGTGCCCCACCAGCTGTAAACACGAATATAACAAACATTATACAGCATAAGCCCAAATTTGGTACTTGTGCCCCTTTTAATGGTTAAATAGCCAAAATAATAAGTAAATATAAATCTCAACGTGATAGAATACTCATCAGTAATTACTCTTCAGACAAATAATTACATGCAGAAATTGAATGTCAAAGTATTATATTATGTCTCCCACCAATATTGAAAGTAGAAAATCACCATCAGAGCATTTTATTTAGAGGTCAAACCATATAAAGCACCCCACCAGCCTGAACTGCCATGCTCacaaacaagaaaaataaaaaggataagatttttattttaaattgagtgGGGACACTACCAGAACTACATTCAAAGCAATTTATGCATATTTGATGGTAAAACACCACAATTCACAGTGCACTATAATGCAATTAACAGCTGGCTACTTGTCACAAGCATTTGCTATTTCTTCCTGAAAGTGGCACCAATATGGCAAGACCAGGACACCAGATCTTATCCTAATCTCTACAACAGTGTTTAAAAATAAGCCAGGAAAGAAGAAGAATTACTTTATCCAAAAGACGAGCTGTTGTCTGAGGAGGGGGGCACTTGACCTCAAACCTCTCACACGCAGCAACTAGATATTTGTTAGCTTCATCACTGGAAAGATCCTTTGGTATGTTGAGGTTGGCTATCTGTTCTAACTCGTCTATCATGTCAATCCGTCTGCACTAATGAAAACAATTATTTGGCTCAACCCCAACAAATAACAATTTCACATTTACAATAAAACTTGTACCATATATGAGCACTATCTATATCCCACATACCTAAAAGGTGGTGTAAAGTCAATCTCAATTGGATCCTTGTCAGAACCATTTGCATGGTATTTAATTTTGTAGCCACCTGTAAGTTCCTTGACCATTCCTAATTCGAACAAACAAAAACCAATAAGTTCACTAACTCAGAACTTTTTTAATGCATGACAAATGATAACGTGTTTTGCAGCACCCAAAAGCTGAAGCTTACCAATCAACAATCTCTCAGTTAGTTCCATCAAGTCATTGTAGTCCGCAAAAGCCATATAGAACTCACAGGTTGTGAACTCAGGATTATGAGTCAAATCAATACCCTCATTTCTAAATTGTTTTCCTATCTCATAAACACGATCCAGACCACCAACAACTAACTCTTTAAGATAAAGTTCAGGTGCAATACGCATGTAGAGCTTCATGTTCAGTTCATTGTGATGAGTAACAAATGGGCGAGCAGCGGCTCCACCAGCAATCATATTCATCATGGGTGTTTCAACCTAAGGATAAGAGTTAACATGATTAGCAAGGTAGAAACAACCATCGCAACATAAAAATTTGAAACAAACAAAGAGATAACTAACCTCTAGGAAATCAAGGTTGTCAAGAAAGCTTCTAAGATATGATATGACTTTAGATCGGGCCTTGAATATCTGTCGAACCTCCGCATTCAACATCAGATCTAGATAACGTTGACGATAGCGAGTTTCCTAGAATCATGAAAAATAATAATGGCATCTCAAATAGATGCAAAGGCAATTactactgaaaatgaaaatcacTCTTGAACCATTCTAggaattatgtaaaaaaaataaaaaataaaaaataaaaaaaagaacagAAAAGTGGATTTACAAGTCATAACCATGCCTTCATAATTGTTAAAAATATTGTAATGCTTAGTCTATTTTGGTCCATGTACACATAAAGGCTACTATAGGACAATATAATATACTAAGAGTAGATGAGAATGTAGGGTGATGCTGTAGTCTAAATATTGTGAGAAAGGCTTAGAGGCAGACGGGAGAGGAGTAATGTAAAGGAATATAATAGGACAGGAATGCGTCTGTGCTGCCACATGGCACTTTCCATTAAGAAAATGGCCTACTAATTAATAGTTATTTCCTATTAAAGTGTAATTCTTTCTATGCAATTATTATTAACTTGAAAAGCATTATTAATACCATTATtatatcaattttcattttttaattaattgcttCCATACTTCTATTTGGTGTTCAATAATTTTAAGCAAGCAACAATAATTTCATACTCTAAATTCCGATTAACACAACATATCACTCTCACCATATGTAAATTTCATCTCAAGAATTTAGAGAGCTTGTGACGTAAAAGTCTCATGAGAAAGTATCTGATCAAAGTTTAAGGTCCCATATATTGAAGGTAAATTAAACCCATCAAAATTAAAATGCGACACAAGTTATCAAAGTCTTTTGCTATTAAAACTGCAGTTGTCAAAATGTTGACATCACATTtacttatttcattatttaaaaattagtttttttaagaaaatattagatatttcattcatatttattttaatttttaaatttctctaatttttcttttaaattttttacattaattttattACAAAAATTCATGCATGATATATTacagaattatttttaaaaaaattatataaataataaatagtgTAGTGCACGAGCATTTATCTAATGTAGATATATAGCCCATACTCTTCCCGACTTGTTGCACCCACTCACTTGACTAcagaaattcaaatttgaattcacTTTATATTTTGTTCTCGCATATAGGTAGCAATGATAGCAATCTATCCTACATATTAAAAAGGGTTAATTGCCAAAAAAGTAttgaaatttatcaaattttgcaATTAAACCTTGAAGTTTGCATAATTGTCAATCAAACTCTTACGCTTGATTGATATCTCAAATTGGCCTGACCACCAATAAACCGTTAGCATACTTAAAATGAATTCCACGTCAGCTGCCCTATAATCACTAGAGAAACCACATCAAAAATTCCATATTAGGGATAATTGCCAAAAAAAATAATGAAGTTTgctaattttgtaattaaaccctAAAGTTtgcataattatcaattaaatcccTACGTTTGATTGATATCTCAAATTGACTCAATCGTCAATAAACTGTTAATATGTGGTACTTGAGAGGTAATTATAATGgcttttattttgaatattttgaTTGAAAGTGGTAATTTATAAGTTTGTTAATAACTAATATTAATAGACAATTGATCCAGAGGAATAATTGTTCTTTCTTCCTGTAGTTGAACCGCCTTGCAATAGCCGGGAGGAGTTACTAACACATTTGTTTCAGCGAAAAAATGCTCTTAAGGAGAAAGTTACAAACTTAAAGGAGATTAATAACAAAATCATTGAGAAATGGAtgcaactcaactaagcctttatcccaaaaatttggggtcggctatatggattcgctttttccactctgaacgattttgggttaaatcctcagaaatgtgtaatgcttctaagtcatgttgtactactctactccaagtcaatttaggtctacccctttttttctttctatcctctaacctaatgtgctctacttgtctaactggagcctccgtatgtctacgctttacatgaccaaaccatctcaatctcccttctctcaacttatcttcaattggcaccactcctaccttttctctaatactttcattacggactttatctagtctaatatggccactcatccaccttaacattctcatctctgcaactcttatcttaaatgcataggactctttcagtgcccaacactcactaccatata is a window encoding:
- the LOC110642775 gene encoding lysine--tRNA ligase, cytoplasmic, with amino-acid sequence MESSVDETAKEVSNLSMDSESSASGGENISKNARKKELKNKQREEERRRKEEEKARQAAERASTRVQKPAAADDEDMDPTQYYENRLKYLASQKAEGRNPYPHKFPVSMSIVEYIEKYGSLSNGEHIEDVTESLAGRVMKKRSSSSKLFFYDLHGGDVKIQVMADASKSGMDEAQFSRFHSSVKRGDVVGVIGFPGKTKRGELSIFPRYFTVLSHCLHMMPREKPGQNANIKRTDIWGPGETRNPEAYALKDQETRYRQRYLDLMLNAEVRQIFKARSKVISYLRSFLDNLDFLEVETPMMNMIAGGAAARPFVTHHNELNMKLYMRIAPELYLKELVVGGLDRVYEIGKQFRNEGIDLTHNPEFTTCEFYMAFADYNDLMELTERLLIGMVKELTGGYKIKYHANGSDKDPIEIDFTPPFRRIDMIDELEQIANLNIPKDLSSDEANKYLVAACERFEVKCPPPQTTARLLDKLVGHFLEETCVNPTFIVNHPEIMSPLAKWHRSKPGLTERFELFVNKHELCNAYTELNDPVVQRQRFTEQLKDRQSGDDEAMAYDETFCTALEYGLPPTGGWGMGIDRLAMLLTDSQNIKEVLLFPSMKPQDEPPAKAT